One genomic window of Halovulum dunhuangense includes the following:
- a CDS encoding SDR family NAD(P)-dependent oxidoreductase gives MDTERLKGKNILITGAARGMGAANAEAFAAQGANVCLGDLDRDAAQAVADAINARGNGRAIAVKMDVTRREDNAAAVAATVDAFGMINVGLFNAGLNKPRFFMDIDEDNWDMIMNVNTKAMWLGMQETARQMIAQGKQDAPYKLINVGSIASRKPLVDVTVYCTSKYGCLALTHCGAIALAEHNITVNGYAPGVVVTPLWEQLDKDLVDIGFKQKEGQAYEDIVRDALQIKRVSYPDDITGTASFLASPDSDYMTGQMIHIDGGWCIQ, from the coding sequence ATGGACACCGAACGCCTGAAGGGCAAGAACATCCTGATCACGGGCGCCGCGCGCGGCATGGGTGCCGCCAACGCCGAGGCCTTCGCAGCCCAGGGCGCCAATGTGTGCCTGGGCGACCTGGACCGGGACGCGGCGCAGGCGGTGGCGGATGCGATCAACGCCCGCGGCAACGGCCGGGCCATCGCGGTGAAGATGGACGTGACCCGTCGCGAGGACAACGCGGCCGCGGTCGCGGCGACGGTCGATGCCTTCGGCATGATCAACGTGGGCCTTTTCAATGCCGGCCTGAACAAGCCCCGGTTCTTCATGGATATCGATGAGGACAACTGGGACATGATCATGAACGTCAACACCAAGGCGATGTGGCTTGGCATGCAGGAGACCGCGCGCCAGATGATCGCGCAGGGCAAGCAGGACGCGCCCTACAAGCTGATCAACGTGGGCTCCATCGCCTCGCGCAAGCCGCTGGTGGACGTGACGGTGTACTGCACCTCGAAATACGGCTGCCTTGCGCTGACGCATTGCGGCGCCATCGCGCTGGCCGAGCACAACATCACCGTCAACGGCTATGCGCCGGGCGTGGTGGTGACGCCCTTGTGGGAACAGCTCGACAAGGACCTGGTGGATATCGGCTTCAAGCAGAAGGAAGGCCAGGCCTACGAGGACATCGTGCGCGACGCGCTGCAGATCAAGCGCGTGTCCTATCCCGACGACATCACCGGCACCGCGTCCTTCCTTGCAAGCCCGGACAGCGACTACATGACCGGCCAGATGATCCATATCGACGGCGGCTGGTGCATCCAGTAG